The Andrena cerasifolii isolate SP2316 chromosome 15, iyAndCera1_principal, whole genome shotgun sequence genome includes a window with the following:
- the LOC143376805 gene encoding uncharacterized protein LOC143376805 isoform X2 — MASHSTYEYEDRGQRMRHRVGATSRAADSTVACTSQYYVAPSSDISEEDLAELPSCVYAGRSGQHVAHTSSHTHSPLHYHMPVSTPDHNDTELNGVEEGYYPNGSPYRIQRHAANIRERKRMLSSINSAFDELRVHVPTFPYEKRLSKIDTLRLAIAYIALLREVLAARLDPLTYVERCLRGEINGERAEWNTSDLTARLSWINWENLGVNPNRRSVLTTLALTTDNMN, encoded by the exons ATGGCGAGTCATTCTACGTACGAGTACGAGGACAGGGGGCAGAGGATGCGACACAGAGTCGGGGCTACCTCCAGAGCTGCCGACTCCACTGTGGCCTGCACTAG TCAGTATTACGTGGCCCCCAGCAGCGACATCAGTGAAGAGGATCTTGCAGAGCTGCCTTCCTGTGTATATGCGGGCAGATCCGGCCAACACGTCGCGCACACTTCTTCGCACACTCATTCTCCTCTGCACTACCATATGCCAGTCTCTACACCTG ATCACAATGATACAGAGCTAAACGGAGTTGAAGAGGGCTACTACCCAAACGGTAGCCCGTACAGAATCCAGCGACACGCTGCCAACATAAGGGAGAGGAAACGTATGCTGAG CAGCATCAACTCGGCTTTCGACGAGCTTCGAGTTCACGTACCAACGTTCCCCTACGAGAAGAGGCTGTCAAAGATCGACACCCTGCGGCTGGCTATAGCGTACATCGCTCTGCTTAGAGAGGTGCTGGCTGCCAGGCTCGATCCACTCACTTACGTCGAGAGGTGCCTTAGAGGAGAAATAAACGGCGAGCGTGCTGAATGGAATACGAGTG ATCTGACGGCGCGGCTGTCGTGGATAAACTGGGAGAACCTCGGCGTGAACCCCAATCGGCGATCGGTTCTCACCACCTTAGCCCTGACCACGGACAATATGAACTGA
- the LOC143376805 gene encoding uncharacterized protein LOC143376805 isoform X1 — MASHSTYEYEDRGQRMRHRVGATSRAADSTVACTSSQYYVAPSSDISEEDLAELPSCVYAGRSGQHVAHTSSHTHSPLHYHMPVSTPDHNDTELNGVEEGYYPNGSPYRIQRHAANIRERKRMLSSINSAFDELRVHVPTFPYEKRLSKIDTLRLAIAYIALLREVLAARLDPLTYVERCLRGEINGERAEWNTSDLTARLSWINWENLGVNPNRRSVLTTLALTTDNMN; from the exons ATGGCGAGTCATTCTACGTACGAGTACGAGGACAGGGGGCAGAGGATGCGACACAGAGTCGGGGCTACCTCCAGAGCTGCCGACTCCACTGTGGCCTGCACTAG TAGTCAGTATTACGTGGCCCCCAGCAGCGACATCAGTGAAGAGGATCTTGCAGAGCTGCCTTCCTGTGTATATGCGGGCAGATCCGGCCAACACGTCGCGCACACTTCTTCGCACACTCATTCTCCTCTGCACTACCATATGCCAGTCTCTACACCTG ATCACAATGATACAGAGCTAAACGGAGTTGAAGAGGGCTACTACCCAAACGGTAGCCCGTACAGAATCCAGCGACACGCTGCCAACATAAGGGAGAGGAAACGTATGCTGAG CAGCATCAACTCGGCTTTCGACGAGCTTCGAGTTCACGTACCAACGTTCCCCTACGAGAAGAGGCTGTCAAAGATCGACACCCTGCGGCTGGCTATAGCGTACATCGCTCTGCTTAGAGAGGTGCTGGCTGCCAGGCTCGATCCACTCACTTACGTCGAGAGGTGCCTTAGAGGAGAAATAAACGGCGAGCGTGCTGAATGGAATACGAGTG ATCTGACGGCGCGGCTGTCGTGGATAAACTGGGAGAACCTCGGCGTGAACCCCAATCGGCGATCGGTTCTCACCACCTTAGCCCTGACCACGGACAATATGAACTGA